TGGCACTTACTAAAGTCTACAGTGACTCCTGTTTGATGAAAATGCCCAGGTTTCTTTTATGTAAAGAAGTGCTGGTGCTCCTCTCTCATGCCGACATACAGCAGGGATGCAGCCATGGTGCACACACTATGAACAGGGAAATAGATATAACCTTAATGACCTTCATCAACTGAGTCAGGAGACCTTGAGGAGCAGCAAAAAGTATTCAAACTGTAACATGCCCCAACTTTGAATCATAATTGGTGCTATTGCAGGAGGCACTGAAAGATGGACAGGTATAGAAATTACTGTCTGTTCCTTAATTAGCTTCCACAAGCCATTAAAGACCACCAGAGCAATTTCTTTGCATGATATGAGTCCATCAGTTAGGACTGGAGAATTACGATGCTCTCTTgtcacatttaaaattaattgactTCCatattaaactgaaataaattagcTTAGTATACCTCAATTAATGTTTAAGTGTCAGAGATCAAAAAAATTTGCTCTCCTCATGACCAGAAGTTATATATAATCCCATGATGAGTGTAGGAACTGCCAATTTTGGCTTGAAGACAACTGTTCCTTAGAAGGAAAGCAGGAGTTAAGTTCTTGAAAAGTCAACTTATTTGCTAGTAACTATATCTGCTTTTTGAATTCAGTGTCAGCTGAATTATTTAACTTACAGTAAAATATGGAAACATTGAAATGTCATTCTGTCTATCTGCAGGTATCCACAGTTACTTGCTGAGGCAAAATTTCTGGGGAAGTTCCATCTCTGGAAGCTCGTTTTTCCAGAAATGGCATTTCAACACCAACTTCTTAGCATTGCAGTAGTGGTTGTGGCTATGCTGTGGCAGAATAGGAAGAGCTTCTGGAACTCACCAAGGTCATAAGAGGCTTGTGACACTCCAGGTAAGTAGGAAGGCAGGTAGAAAAATACCTCAAGGGAGTGCAGATACCCAAATATGTACTAGACAAAATTCTAAGTCAGGAGTTGGAAAGCTTCATATGCACATTTGATATGTTTTCAAGAATACAGAATGCTCTTCTGTGGATGACtctagaaagaaattaattgatATGACAACAGAAGTAATTGCAGTCCACATTCAAGCAGGTAACATTGAAAATACAGGATTATAAATTGCACCATCATATAAAGCATGCAGCTCTACTGAAACCGTAATTGAGACACCCGCTCTTAAGCTTTATTCTAAATGTTTTGATGGTTTGACAAGTTTTCTGTCTTTAACCCAAAGATTTGTTACTTCATTGCAGTAAACTTATATAATGAGTGTTAATGTCAATGTGATAGTAGTAGAGACTGATTTATTGATGAATTAGGCATTCTTCCTCTGCATTAGAAAAAATTAAGGAGAGCTAAACCAGAACTTATTGCTTTCAAATATGCTAAAGCTGAGTTAAACCATCAAACCTACTTCTGCAAAATGCTGAGTAATAGTATTcatcatttcatttctttttttgctgtaacaTTTCACAGTAActggagatggaaaaaagaatGTGTCACAAGAGGAAAAACGAATTAAATGCTCTAACAATATCTTATGTTCTTTTCAGGTTCCGTGTAATCTCGTTGGGCACCAGCAGTGAAACTCTTCTGTTCAAAATGGTTTATGGTGAATTTTTCCACAGACCTGGCAAAGATGCAGAACTTATCAATTTGAATGTGGGTGGCTTTAAGCAATCGGTGGATCAAAGCACCTTGCTCCGATTTCCCCATACCAGACTCGGGAAACTTCTCAAATGCCATTCAGAAGAGGCTATTCTAGAACTGTGTGATGATTATAGCGTTGCAGACAAGGAATATTACTTTGACAGGAATCCTTCCTTGTTCCGATATGTTCTGAATTTTTACTATACGGGCAAACTTCATGTCATGGAAGAACTTTgtgtcttttccttctgccaaGAAATAGAGTACTGGGGGATAAATGAGCTGTTTATTGATTCCTGCTGCAGCAATCGGTaccaggagaggaaagaagaaggtCCTGAGAAAGACTGGGATCAGAAGAGCAATGACAGAAGTATAGACTCCTCTAATGAGGAGTCATCCATATTTGATAAAGAGCTGGAAAAGTTTGACAATCTGTGTTTTGGTGAAATAAGAAAGAAGATCTGGGTCAGAATGGAAAATCCTGCATACTGCTTGTCTGCCAAGTTAATTGCCGTGTCATCCCTGAGTGTTGTCTTGGCGTCAATCGTGGCCATGTGCATTCACAGCATGCCAGAGTTTCAAAGGCTGGACGCCAATGACAGGGAGATTGAAGACCCTGTGCTGGAAGCTGTGGAGATTACGTGCATCATCTGGTTCACTGCTGAGCTAGTGATCAGGCTCATCACCGCTCCCAGTCAAAAGAAGTTCTGGAAGAAACCACTGAATATCATTGATTTTGTTTCTATTATCCCATTTTATGCCACCTTGGCTGTGGacacaaaggaagaagaaagtgaaGATATTGAAAACATGGGGAAAGTGGTTCAGATCCTGCGGTTAATGAGGATATTTCGCATCCTGAAACTGGCCAGGCACTCTGTAGGACTGCGGTCTTTAGGCGCCACATTGAGACATAGCTATCAGGAAGTTggacttctgcttttgtttttgtctgttgggatttctattttttcagtgcttgtCTACTCAGTGGAGAAAGATGATGACTCATCAGAACTGCACAGCATCCCTGTTTGCTGGTGGTGGGCAACCATCAGCATGACCACTGTTGGTTATGGAGACACTTACCCAGTCACGCTTGCTGGAAAGCTGCTCGGCACCCTATGCATTATCTGTGGGATACTAGTTGTAGCACTTCCAATCACTATTATTTTCAATAAGTTTTCTAAGTATTAtcaaaaacaaaaagatattGATCCAGACCAATGCAACAATGATCGCAAAGAGAAATGTAATGACCTACCTTATTTTAACATTAGGGATATTTATGCAAAAAAGATGCACTCCTTCATTTCTAGCCTTTCTTCAGTAGGAATTGTAGTCAGTGACCAAGATTCAACAGATGCCTCCAGCATCCAAGATATGGAGGATGTTTACAACACAACATCTTTAGAAAATGGTACAGGAAAATGAGTTGAatcactttcttttccctttatttctcttctgattcTTGGTAAATGTGGACTTACAAACTTCAGTGAATTTATTAAGAGCAGTTAATTCTCAGGGTGCTTAACTCAGCCATATTTGGACATTCTTTGCTCTGAGGATGCCATACAAGCTTCATTGTTTATATGAGGCTTTAGAATATGCCTCATATGGTGGTTTAGTTTTTACGCAACTAAtgttatgcattttttttgagaaaaagtcaggaaaacagttttaaatgtgAGATCagtgtttgtttggttttgtggttttttttggttggtgtttttttttttttccctgcagcaatCTGATAGCTTATACAGAATCTGCTTTTATAATTTGCTGCTGTTCAGGTAGAGATATATTACAAACATGTAAGAACTATTGCACAAGTCAATGAAGTTTTTACCTGCAAATacatgaggaaaaagaaggaattatGTACACGTAAAGCTGTGCTCACTAACACATTTATGTAATCTTGGAGTTGGGAACCCGTTTCGTAAGTTGGGGCAGAAAATGTATTGGTACATACTGTTTTTACTCCATGGAAGCATAATATTTAtgaatttctttccaaaagcacaatacatttttagtttgttaaaataaattaatcccATTGTGCCTATGTTTTTCTCAGCGTCCAGCATGGCCAAGCTCTATCAGGTCCTAAATGGTCTAAATCACAAGTTGCAGGATGAAGCATGTGGTGTAGGACAAGTCAGGAGCTTATTGTACTGTTTAGCCACCTCTTCTGCCATTGCAAACCTGAGCAATTCTGGTGCCTGTAGAGGATCCTGATGTGCTTAAAAGACCACCCTGGTGGCTTCCCCAGAGCCTTTGTTTTGTGGGCACCAAAGCAAACATCAGTGGTGGTCTTTAGAAGTTATCGCTCCCTGCTGTCAGCGCTGTTCCTTTGCTGGAGTTTACTGCCTTGGTGAGGAGCAAATGTGAGCAGCATCTCGGCTGTGCTGGTTCTCAGGCCAGGGCTGTAATGCAAAGCAACAGCAAGCATATGCGGACATGCTCTACCATACATCACGCATCAGAGAGGTGGGGTGGGTACTGCGTGTGGGCACCCATATGTTAAACGACTTCATCTCCTTTTTCTAAAGCTCATCTGTTGGTGGTGAAAGCTTTCGTGGTTTGTACTATGGGCTGGAGTGGTGCTTATTGCCTGGCAGagtgctgcagctctgtgcatTCCTCTCCAGGGATTTCATATGCAGCCAGCTAATCCTGCTCTGGTTCAAACTGGATCTTCTAGGGCTATTTAAAAGGAAAGCCAGCCCTTGAGCCTAGCATTGAAGAGTGCTGGAGAAACTTGAGGACCTTACAGAAGTCCATAGTGTTTCTGAacactcattttctttcatttgtctAGTGGCTAAATTAGGTGCTGGGCAGTGGACAACTGAAGATACTGTGATGTTCATATTTTCCTTAAAGAGaggcttcactttttttttttttttttttttcaactgggACAAATGCTGGAGCTCTTACTCAGTTTCTACTTGGGCAGATCAAAATCAGTAGGAGTTGACTTCAAGACTGAGTAAAACCAGAAGATGGCAGTTGATTTTAGCCTCTGCAGAGGGTTGATTTTTCAGATGTCTGCCAGGTTTTCTATTGCAAAATACACCTAGTAGCTGAGATGCACTGGTATTTACTGAGGCACAGAGCTCTAACCTCTTTCTGaaatggagaaacaaaaaagaatggGGTGGATCAACCTATACCTCAGAAAGAGGTGTCCCTCAGTACTGCTGTGCACCAATATAGTAATGTGGGACTTAAAGAGAATGTTTTGAGCTTTAGAgaatgtggtgggttgaccctggctggaagccaggtgcccaccaaagctgctctatcactcccttcctcagctggacagcagagaggaaatacAACGAAAGGCttatgggtcaagataaaggacagggggagatcattcaccaataATTGTGaagggcaaaacagactcagcttggggaaatgagtttaatttattgccaatcaaatcagagtagggtaatgagaaataaaaatgaaatcttaaaacaccttccccctcccctcccttcttcctgggctcaactttactcctgatttccctgcctccttccccccagcGGTGCAGGGgtatggggaatgggggttgcggtcagttcatcacatgtgGTCTctgtttccccttcctcctcaggggaggactcctcacactattcccctgctccagcgtggggtccctcccatggcagacagtcctccatgaacttctccaacatgggtccttcccaagGGCTGCAGTTcgttcttcacaaactgctccagcgtgggtcccttccacggggtgcagtccttcaggagcagactgctccagcgtgggtcccccacgaggtcacaagccctgccagcaaacctgctccagtgtgggctcctctctctccacggggccacaggtcctgccaggagcctgctccagcctgggctttccatgggatcacagcctcctttgggcacatccccctgctccagcgtggggtcctccccgggtgcaggtggatctctgctcccccgtgggcccccatgggtgcaggggcacagctgcctcaccatgggctgcaccaggggctgcaggggaatctctgctccggtgcctggagcacctcctgccctccttctgcactgaccttggtgtctgcagagttgtttctctcacatattctcactcctcactccagctgcagcttctgtccggttggggtggggttttttttgtttctccttctcaaatacgttatcccagaggtgctaccactgttgctgattggcttggccttggccagtggtgggtctgtcttggagccggctggcgttggctctatcagacataggggaaggttctagcagcttctcacagaaaccacccctgtagcccccccagtaccaaaactttgccacgcaaacccaatacagcgAAACTTCAAATTTTGGCTTATTACTTGCTGAGTGTCATAACTGTATGTGATACTTCACAGATAATTAAGGTTAATTCTTCCCATAGTTAGTGCAGGAATACCAGAAGGGAAAGTTAGCCtaaatgtgttttgttcttAGTGAACAATTAGCATTACAAAGATACAatgatataaaatattaaatatgtatgtgcatatgaATATAATAGGAACCGGCAGAATAACAGCATAAAAATTATGCTCTGTCCAAATAAACTCTCTTGACAGTCTCCTTACAAAGATATATTACATTGCCACTGAAGttcaaaagcaatgaaaaatattgtaatgCAATAACAATTACTGCAACTACAATAACAAAAACTGCAAGGAATTTGtattaaataattgaaaaaaccCTGTGTCTGAAAAATATAATCTTATATATAAGTCATTACCCAAGGACTGCAGAATATACAACTTTCTGTATGAAATATTACTGAGCGGTAATTTGTCATAAAATTTATAAGTTCTTGGTCAATCATATGAATCAGTCTTAAGGCGGTGACACTGCTTAAGTTGCTCTGACTTTGtgatatgcatatatacatcTTGCAGCAAAGTGAAGCATGTCTTCTGGAACATCAGAAGGTAGAGTACATATCCATGTATCACGCAGTGTatgttattttgatttctggGATGAGATCTCAGCTTTTTTCAAATCGGTTGTATCAGACAAACAAAATGGCTTTGTTGTTATCAGTTCCCTTTGCTGGAATAAATCCAGCACCTCAGTTTCACATAGGTGTAACAGGGAGCAGGATATGACCCCTGTCTAATGCCAAAAGATACTCCCTTCAGGGCCAAACTGTAGTCCTGTAACATGCGCTGGTACTAGAGAATGTCACAAGTCTTGAGTGCCAGAAAAAAGCAGATGAGAGCAAATTCTGAGATACTGCATGTTCTTCCTGCTAGTAGAAGTTTTTAGTAGAATAATTTACTAGTAAGAGATAAACGTAAGAGGGGCTTGTTTCTTATTTAGTCTTCTTCCTCAGTCTAGAGTTACGTATTATCAATATATAATATCAGTATCAATGAAAGGTAGATTGTCTTtattgcttttgtatttctgtatcatgtgtttttctctttaaaaacacaTCCTAAATTCTctccacccagctgctctctttCAGACACCAAAGCAAAGAAGATGTTACTGTTTCAATATGCATCCCATTTTGTATGGGAGAGATTTGTTTGTCTTTATATAAAACAGTTCCCTGGCACGTTATTAGTTTGTTTGTCTTGATGGCAAATGCTTCCCCTTCGATACACATTATTTCCAGCGTAGCATCCATCTTTGCAGTGTGTTTCCCTCGTGTAGCATGGGAAGACACCACTGCGCTGTGTTGCAGTTACTCGTTTGAGCAGCTTCCAGCTGGCAGGGGTTATCACCCAGCTGCCCGCAGCTCGTGCCTTGCTGGGAGCACGCTCTGTCATTGCCACCATTTTTCAGTGTGGGTTGGAAGCGGGAAAAGGCCAATgtagagaaatgagaaaaaagaaatgggagaagGTAGGGAGCTGTCAACCAACGGGGATGACAGAAAAGCCTGAGAGGACTttagaagaaaggagaagaggaagaagttgACAGAAGGAGttctcactttatttttcttttccaccagtgcttttctttctttgcctccCCTTCTGCTTTGCATCCCCTCCTGCTACCACCCTggcctcccttcccacccagccTGTGGTCCAGCAGTCCTGTTTCTGTCCCAGAACAAGGGTCTTTCTGAGTCCAGAAAGGCATGTTTTATCcacctggctggcagcaggcagaatTTAGCGGGGATGAAATTAGTGAACACTCCTGCTGTATATATGAGCAGTGATTAACACACTTATGGGCTGtgcttttttgtaaaaaaagtcACAATGTGGCTCAAATCAATGAGTGTAAATGTGAGCTAAATAAACGGCACACCTGTGTCAGGCCTATAAATTAACTATCACTTATGGCTTAGGTAGAAATTAGTGTCAGGCACCATAATGCGAAATATTaccatttaaaagcagaatcCATGCCGACTCTTGTGTGAATGGGCTGCTGTCAGCGAATCCTGCGAGTATCAGGCAGATTTGACTGGCAAAGGCAGCACGCGGGCTCGCGGCATGCCAAGGGCTCCTGACAGGCTGCTGCGTATTAATACATTTATTCATTTCTACATGTTCCTAACATCTACGGCAAGTGACAGAAAACCACTAAGCTGTGGAGAGTTTCTCTAATATTTTTTGATTAGCTGACAGTGTTTGTGAAGCTGCTAATACCTCTTCATCCAAAAGAGGACATTTCTcaaacaaaatcagaataaCCCTGTGCTAGATATGCAATTTGTGGCTGATAGCAGTAGCTCGGTCGCAATTGGTAAATATTGCTGTCTGGTGCTGTATGGCTGCAGTGCTGTTgcttgtatttctgaaatggtTATGCTCTGTCAATCAAGAGACAGCAGATGCCATTAAAACCATTTCAACactttcctgctgcacaataaTTGTGGTGTCTCTTCTAAGCACAGCAAAATGTCATGACTTGCTgagacttcttttttaatttcttgtgtaTTTGTAGTGATTTTTCCACCATGAGCCTATGGTCCAAGCACAGtctagcagaagaaaaagtcaCTGTGTGTCTCTAGACAAGTTACACGACTTTGTTATTTATTTCCACTCTAGGCATTGCCCTCCCACCTGACTGGCACAACTAAGGTAGCACAAGGAGTGGTAATTCACTGTGGTATAGGCTGATAACTGTTACAGGTAAGGAGTAAAAGACAGAACTCCTGGGGGGTGGATATAGTTTATatgtaattttatatatatatgaccTCTGGGCAGAGCTCATTTAAGTGTATAATGTAATCAgattaaacataaaata
This genomic interval from Pelecanus crispus isolate bPelCri1 chromosome 3, bPelCri1.pri, whole genome shotgun sequence contains the following:
- the KCNS3 gene encoding delayed-rectifier potassium channel regulatory subunit KCNS3 gives rise to the protein MVYGEFFHRPGKDAELINLNVGGFKQSVDQSTLLRFPHTRLGKLLKCHSEEAILELCDDYSVADKEYYFDRNPSLFRYVLNFYYTGKLHVMEELCVFSFCQEIEYWGINELFIDSCCSNRYQERKEEGPEKDWDQKSNDRSIDSSNEESSIFDKELEKFDNLCFGEIRKKIWVRMENPAYCLSAKLIAVSSLSVVLASIVAMCIHSMPEFQRLDANDREIEDPVLEAVEITCIIWFTAELVIRLITAPSQKKFWKKPLNIIDFVSIIPFYATLAVDTKEEESEDIENMGKVVQILRLMRIFRILKLARHSVGLRSLGATLRHSYQEVGLLLLFLSVGISIFSVLVYSVEKDDDSSELHSIPVCWWWATISMTTVGYGDTYPVTLAGKLLGTLCIICGILVVALPITIIFNKFSKYYQKQKDIDPDQCNNDRKEKCNDLPYFNIRDIYAKKMHSFISSLSSVGIVVSDQDSTDASSIQDMEDVYNTTSLENGTGK